From the genome of Candidatus Deferrimicrobium sp.:
TCCTGCTCTGCCGCCACCACCACCGCGCCACCCACGAAGGCGGCTGGACCATCACCCCCGAGAACCCCACACACGGCGCGGAGAAGGGGACCCGGCTCAACCGTGTCCTTGCAATCGGGTCACCCGTTCGTGGAGAACCCCGGGAAGAGCGTCATCCCCCCGTCGATGTAGAGGGACGTTCCATTCACATAATCCGACTCGTCCGATGCGAGCCAGACCGCCGCGCGGCCGATGTCTTCCGGTTCGCCGATCCGGCCGTATGGGATCAGGGTCAATAGCTGGGAGAGGGCCTCCGGAGTGGACCATGCGGACACGTTGATGGGTGTCCGGATCGCCCCGGGGCAGATGCTGTTGACGCGGATCCGGTGAGGCGCCAGTTCCTGCGCCAGCGATTTCATCAGCAACATCACCCCGCCTTTTGAGGCGGCGTAGTTGACGTGCCCCGCCCAGGGGATGAACTCGTGCACCGACGACATGCAGATGATCTTCCCCGCCGCGCACGAGACCTTCGGTACCAGGCCACGCCGGAGAAATTCCCGCGCCGCCTCGCGTGCGCAGAGGAATTGCCCCGTAAGGTTGACCGACAGCACGAATTCCCAGTCGTGCAGCGTCATGTCGATGAACCGGGCGTCCTTCTGCAGCCCGGCGTTGTTGACGAGGAGATGGATGGTGCCGTAGGTGTCGAACATTTTCCGGAACATCGCCTGGACCTCGTCTTCCTTGCTCACATCGGCGCGGATCGCCATGGCCTCTCCCCCGGCATTCCGGATCTCGTCGACGACACGTTCCGCGGATGGAGGATCCGTTACGTAGTTCACGACGACGGGGGCGCCCGCGGCGGCGAGCGCTTTCGCCACGGCGTAACCGATACCGGAATTGGCGCCGGTGACGAGGGCGGGCTGACCTTTCAGGGTGTTCGGGGTCATGAAGGATCCTCCTTTTGGGAGGCACCGTCGGCCGACGGATGCCGTTCGGCAAAATGGCAATCGGCGAGATGGCACCTGTAGCGATCGGTATGAAAGAGTTTCGCGCAGAACACGGACCTCACCCCGGCGGCGACCGTCGGTTTCCAGAGGAGCGCGACGGCCGTTGCGCCCCCCAGCGGTCCGAGGAAATAGACCCACAGGTCCCGGTAGGTGTCCGTCACGACGGCGGGGCCAAGGCTCCGCGCGGGATTGAGGCTTGTCCCCGTGACAGGGGCTTCCGCGAAGACGAGAAAGGCGATCCAGACTCCGGCGGCGAATCCGGTCCAGCGATGCCATTTCGGGTGGCTTACAAAGAACAGGATCACCCAAAGGAGGCTCCCCGTAATCAGGAACTCGACTCCGGCCGCGCCCGCGGGAGAAATCCAGGGGGCCGGCATGGTGACCCCCGCGTATACGCTCGTCGCCCACCCCCCCCACAGGAACTTGACGAGGACCGCGCCGGCCAGCCCCCCGAGGAACTGCGCTATCGAATAGAGGGCCATGTCCCGCCTTCCCATCTTCCCCAGAATCCAGAACGTCAGGGAGACCGCGGGGTTGATGTGCCCGCCGCTTCGCTCCCCCAGAGGGGAGTAGACGACCAGGGTTCCGCCCGCCGCGAAGAGAATCCCGGTCAGCAGGAGCCGAACCCGATACACGGGCATCAGCGATTGCATGGGAGAGGAGGCGCTCATCATAAACACCACCGCCGAAAGCCCCCATGCCACCATGAAAAAGGTCCCCGCGAATTCGGCTGCCCAGGCATGCCACGGGATCGCTTCCGGGCGGTGGGCCGGTTCCGCTCTCAGGGTGATCCCCGAAATTTCCCCGGAAGGTTGCACGGCACGTTTCCTTGCCATTTATCGGAAAGAACCTCCTTTTTAAAGAATCCTGTCGGGGGTCAAACGTTTCCAACGTATAAGTGGTATCCCCCGCAGGTCGTCGAAAGGAGTCGTGATGAGAAAGGATACCGATCGGAGAGAGGCTTTCGGGGGGCCGGGGATCCCGCCCCGTTGGACCCATGGCGCAAAGGACGGGGTCGGCACGGCCTATGCCAGCTCCAGCCGGCTCTGGTTCACCATCTGGAACGGGGTCGTGACCGAGGTCTACTACCCGACCGTGGATCGTCCGCAGCTCCGGGATCTCCAGTTTCTGGCCACGGACGGGGAGAGCTTCTTCCACGAGGAGAAGCGTCACCTCCGTTCCAGGACGGAACGTCTCTCCCATCATGTCCTTGGATACAGGATCACGAACTCGGAACCGGAGGGGCGCTATTCGATCGTCAAGGAAGTCATTTCGGACCCGCATCTGCCGTGTCTCCTTGTGAACACGACCCTCTCCGGGGAAGAGCCGTTCCTGAAACGGCTCCGGCTCTACGCCCTGTGCGCCCCCCACCTCGGGATGGGGGGGTGGGGGAACAACGCTTGCGTGGTGGATATCGCGGGAAGAAAAATCCTCACCGCGGAGAAAGACGGAATCTGGCTCGCGCTGGGGGCGACAGTCCCCTTCTCGCGCTTGTCCTGCGGCTACGTAGGGAAAAGCGACGGCTGGACGGACCTCGCCGCCGACTTCCGGATGGACTGGGAGTTCGACCGGGCCATGGACGGGAATCTCGCTCTCACCGGCGAGCTGGACCTGGGCGGACGCCGGGAGTTCACGATCGGGCTCGCTTTCGGGGACGGCCTCCACAACGCGGGCACGACGCTCATGGAGTCCCTCGCAATACCTTTCGGGGAGCAACGGGAACGATACATGGAACAATGGAACCGGTCATGCAAGCGTCTGCTGTCGCTCGAAAAGGCGGCGTCCGACGGCGGGGACCTCTATCACGGGAGCTACAGCCTCCTTCTCGCCCACGAAGACAAGTCGTATCCCGGGGCCTTCATCGCTTCCCTGTCCATCCCCTGGGGAGAATCGAAGGGTGACGACGACCGCGGGGGATATCATCTGGTCTGGACGCGGGACCTGGTCAATACCGCCACGGGTCTCCTCGCCGCGGGGAACACCGAGTCGCCTCTGCGCGCCCTGATCTACCTGGCCGTCAGCCAGCAAGCCGATGGAGGGTTTTCCCAGAACTTCTGGATCGACGGCGAGCCGTACTGGCGTGGGATCCAGCTCGACGAAGTCGCCTTCCCCGTCCTCCTTGCGTGGCGCCTTCAGCAAAAGGGCGGCCTCGGAAACTTCGACCCCTATCCGATGGTGATGGCGGCGGCTCGCTACATGATCCTCCATGGACCTGCGACCCAGCAGGAGCGATGGGAAGAGATCTCCGGTTATTCCCCGTCCACCATCGCCTCGAACATCGCGGCGCTGGTCTGCGCGGCTTCCTTCGCCCGCCAAAGGGGAGACGGGGCGACGGCCGCTTTCCTGGAAGAGTACGCCGACTTCCTCGAATGCCACGTCGAAGCCTGGATGGTGACCACGGAGGGGACGCTCGTCCCCGGGATACCGAGGCATTACATCCGCATCCTTCCCGCGGATGTGAACGACCCGTTCCCTGCCGAGGACCCCAACGTCGGCGTCGTTGCGTTGAACAACATGCCGCCGGGTTCCCGCTGGCGGTTCCCCGGGAAAGAGATCGTCGACGGAGGGTTCCTGGAGCTCGTCCGGTATGGGATCCGGAAAGCGGACGATCCCATTATCGCGGATTCCCTGGGCGTGCTGGATGCCGTGCTCAAAGTGGACACCCCGAATGGCCCGTGCTGGAGACGGTACAACCACGACGGGTACGGGCAGAGAGCCGATGGCGGGCCCTTCATCGGGTACGGGAAGGGGCGCGCGTGGCCCCTCCTTACCGGAGAGCGGGGACACTACGAGTTGGCCGCGGGGCGGGCTCCGGGCCCGTATCTCCGGGCCATGGAGGGGTTTGCTTCCCCGACAGGCTTGCTGCCGGAACAGGTCTGGGACGAGCCGGACCGTCCGGATCTCTACATGTACCTGGGGCGGCCCACCGGTTCCGCCAGGCCGCTGATGTGGGCGCACGCCGAGTACATCAAGTTGTTGCGATCGGCGGCCGACGGGAAGGTATTCGACCTCATCCCCGAAGTCGCCGCCCGTTACCTCCCTGACAGCAGGGGCCGCAAGCCGATGGAAATCTGGAAGCATAACCGCCAGATCTCCTCGGTCGGGGAGGGGTTCATCCTCCGCGTCCAGGCGGGGGCGCCGTTTCTCCTTCATTGGACGCGGGATAATTGGGGCACCGCGGAGGACTCGCGTTCCACCGCGACGTCTTTGGGGATCGATTATCTGGATATCGGCGTTCCACCGAAAGGAAGCGGCTCGATCCGATTCACGTTTTTCTGGACGAACACGGGGTGCTGGGAAGGGAAGGATTTCGAGGTGGGCGTCCATGGATCGTAAGCGAATAACCCAGATAAGCGACTATCGCCAGATTAGCTGAAAGTATCGTCAGCTTGGCCCAGGAAAGACGGTGGACCACCTCAAAAAGTTCCACCGGGATGTAGATTCCTCCACTAAGGACACCGAACCATTGCGCCCAGAGTTTCCGGTGCCATAAGCCAAAGGCTTCGATGAAGCGGACCACGGCATAAAGCAATGCTGAAAGGGCCAGTAGCCAGAGTTGTGTGTCGGTGACACGGGAAGCCGCGTCGAGAAAGATATGCGGGTAATGGCGGGCAGGATTCAAATGGAAGGTCCTGACGACTTCTTCCGCCGCGTTGAGGAGGTCACGGTGGATGAAGGCGAGTAGTCCCATGCCCGTCACCAGGACCAACCCTCCCTTGGCGCCCTCGAATACGGCGACCACCCGCAGACCGCCTGGCTCTGTTTTTTCCACTACCCGATCCATCGCGCGATACTGAACGCCGCGGTCGCGGCGATGCCCCCGATGCCCACGGTCTGCAGACCGCCGGTCAGCGGCCGGATCCCCGTGAGCCGCCCCTTGACCGCTCCGAACGTGAAGAGTGCCAGCAACGTAACCGCCGCGGAGATCGCGAGGCCCTTGAGCGCGTTTCCCGTCGTCATGTAGGGGGCCAGTGGAACCAGCCCGCCGACAACGTAGGACAGGCCGATCGTCAAGGCGCTCCTCACGGCCCTTTTCGGATTGGGCGATTCGAGTCCCAGTTCGTATCGCATCATGAAATCCACCCAGCGATCGGGGTCGGAGCAGATGGCCGAGACCACCGGCGCGGCCTGCTCGTCGCTCAGGCCGTACCCTCGGAAGACGATCGCTACCTCCTGCCTCTCTGCCGCAGGCATCTCCCGGATCTCACGGAACTCCCGGTCGCGTTCCGAGGCGTAGTGCTCGCGGTCGGTTCGGGCCGCGAGGTAGCCTCCCAACCCCATCGCGATCGAACCCGCGGCGATCTCGGCCAACCCCGCGATCACGATCACGCCGGTAGAACTCACGGCTCCCGACAAGCCGGCCGCCAGCGCGAACGGAACGGTCAGTCCATCCGCCATTCCGATGACGATGTCCCGAACGGTCTCCGACGAGGTAAAGTGATTCTCCGCATGGACGGTTCCCTGCATCTCCCCCCCCGCAAACGATGGAATTTCCGGTTCTTAAGGTGCGCGACGGGGTCTTTCGGTTCCATCACGTTACGCGTTACGCGATGTCTCGAAGCTTATTCCTTTGCCATCCCCCGGGGCAGGCGAACCATAAGGATGACCGCGGCGAGGAAAACCGCGATCCCCGCGTACTGCGCGGGCGTCAGACCGAAGTACCTTGCATCGCTGATGCGCAGGA
Proteins encoded in this window:
- a CDS encoding DUF2127 domain-containing protein — protein: MDRVVEKTEPGGLRVVAVFEGAKGGLVLVTGMGLLAFIHRDLLNAAEEVVRTFHLNPARHYPHIFLDAASRVTDTQLWLLALSALLYAVVRFIEAFGLWHRKLWAQWFGVLSGGIYIPVELFEVVHRLSWAKLTILSANLAIVAYLGYSLTIHGRPPRNPSLPSTPCSSRKT
- a CDS encoding glycoside hydrolase family 15 protein gives rise to the protein MRKDTDRREAFGGPGIPPRWTHGAKDGVGTAYASSSRLWFTIWNGVVTEVYYPTVDRPQLRDLQFLATDGESFFHEEKRHLRSRTERLSHHVLGYRITNSEPEGRYSIVKEVISDPHLPCLLVNTTLSGEEPFLKRLRLYALCAPHLGMGGWGNNACVVDIAGRKILTAEKDGIWLALGATVPFSRLSCGYVGKSDGWTDLAADFRMDWEFDRAMDGNLALTGELDLGGRREFTIGLAFGDGLHNAGTTLMESLAIPFGEQRERYMEQWNRSCKRLLSLEKAASDGGDLYHGSYSLLLAHEDKSYPGAFIASLSIPWGESKGDDDRGGYHLVWTRDLVNTATGLLAAGNTESPLRALIYLAVSQQADGGFSQNFWIDGEPYWRGIQLDEVAFPVLLAWRLQQKGGLGNFDPYPMVMAAARYMILHGPATQQERWEEISGYSPSTIASNIAALVCAASFARQRGDGATAAFLEEYADFLECHVEAWMVTTEGTLVPGIPRHYIRILPADVNDPFPAEDPNVGVVALNNMPPGSRWRFPGKEIVDGGFLELVRYGIRKADDPIIADSLGVLDAVLKVDTPNGPCWRRYNHDGYGQRADGGPFIGYGKGRAWPLLTGERGHYELAAGRAPGPYLRAMEGFASPTGLLPEQVWDEPDRPDLYMYLGRPTGSARPLMWAHAEYIKLLRSAADGKVFDLIPEVAARYLPDSRGRKPMEIWKHNRQISSVGEGFILRVQAGAPFLLHWTRDNWGTAEDSRSTATSLGIDYLDIGVPPKGSGSIRFTFFWTNTGCWEGKDFEVGVHGS
- a CDS encoding SDR family oxidoreductase, which encodes MTPNTLKGQPALVTGANSGIGYAVAKALAAAGAPVVVNYVTDPPSAERVVDEIRNAGGEAMAIRADVSKEDEVQAMFRKMFDTYGTIHLLVNNAGLQKDARFIDMTLHDWEFVLSVNLTGQFLCAREAAREFLRRGLVPKVSCAAGKIICMSSVHEFIPWAGHVNYAASKGGVMLLMKSLAQELAPHRIRVNSICPGAIRTPINVSAWSTPEALSQLLTLIPYGRIGEPEDIGRAAVWLASDESDYVNGTSLYIDGGMTLFPGFSTNG
- a CDS encoding VIT1/CCC1 transporter family protein, producing the protein MQGTVHAENHFTSSETVRDIVIGMADGLTVPFALAAGLSGAVSSTGVIVIAGLAEIAAGSIAMGLGGYLAARTDREHYASERDREFREIREMPAAERQEVAIVFRGYGLSDEQAAPVVSAICSDPDRWVDFMMRYELGLESPNPKRAVRSALTIGLSYVVGGLVPLAPYMTTGNALKGLAISAAVTLLALFTFGAVKGRLTGIRPLTGGLQTVGIGGIAATAAFSIARWIG
- a CDS encoding MIP/aquaporin family protein, with amino-acid sequence MARKRAVQPSGEISGITLRAEPAHRPEAIPWHAWAAEFAGTFFMVAWGLSAVVFMMSASSPMQSLMPVYRVRLLLTGILFAAGGTLVVYSPLGERSGGHINPAVSLTFWILGKMGRRDMALYSIAQFLGGLAGAVLVKFLWGGWATSVYAGVTMPAPWISPAGAAGVEFLITGSLLWVILFFVSHPKWHRWTGFAAGVWIAFLVFAEAPVTGTSLNPARSLGPAVVTDTYRDLWVYFLGPLGGATAVALLWKPTVAAGVRSVFCAKLFHTDRYRCHLADCHFAERHPSADGASQKEDPS